One Verrucomicrobiia bacterium genomic region harbors:
- a CDS encoding methyltransferase domain-containing protein, which yields MKADGGQEMLDMQRSFPPRVAGLYESTDQRLNPRGPALGQGAGMHHGLASYWRFLVAGLVKHHQTGALLPSQRFLIHQMIAPIPANYRGHILELGAGTGALTQRLAARCPKARLLACEINPVLARDIETRLAMAGVGRKVHVISQPAQQMLAAIAQKELEQPDFILSGIPLGNLGKEDALALIQSIHLALAPGGIYIQFQHSLLDRKKIKATFAKMRTLPVLLNLPPAVVYYAQKSVH from the coding sequence ATGAAGGCAGACGGCGGACAGGAAATGCTCGATATGCAACGCTCGTTTCCTCCTCGAGTGGCGGGGCTTTACGAGTCCACAGACCAGCGGCTGAATCCAAGAGGCCCAGCCCTAGGCCAGGGCGCCGGCATGCATCATGGGCTGGCCAGTTACTGGCGTTTTCTGGTGGCGGGGCTTGTCAAACACCATCAAACGGGCGCTCTTTTGCCTTCCCAGCGGTTCCTCATCCACCAAATGATTGCGCCGATTCCGGCCAATTATCGCGGTCACATTCTCGAACTGGGCGCCGGCACCGGGGCCCTCACCCAGCGCCTGGCTGCCCGCTGCCCCAAAGCGCGTCTGCTGGCCTGCGAAATCAATCCCGTCCTGGCGCGCGATATTGAGACCCGCCTCGCGATGGCCGGTGTTGGACGAAAGGTCCACGTTATCTCCCAACCCGCCCAGCAGATGCTGGCGGCTATTGCCCAAAAAGAACTCGAACAACCCGATTTCATTCTGTCGGGCATTCCCCTGGGCAATCTGGGAAAAGAAGACGCCCTTGCTCTTATCCAGAGCATTCACCTGGCGCTCGCCCCGGGAGGCATCTACATCCAATTCCAGCATTCGCTGCTCGACCGCAAGAAGATTAAAGCGACGTTTGCTAAAATGCGCACTCTGCCGGTTTTGCTCAATTTGCCGCCTGCGGTCGTCTATTACGCTCAGAAGTCAGTTCATTGA
- the glmM gene encoding phosphoglucosamine mutase — protein sequence MNAPKKIFGTDGVRGTANIEPVTAETALKLGRAAGHVFKNLQSQPRGRGRHKIVLGKDTRLSGYMLENALSSGILSMGVDVLFIGPLPTPGVAYVTRSLRADAGIVITASHNPYDDNGIKFFRADGYKLDDKIEFEIENLVFNGGIQDIRPTADAVGKAVRIEDALGRYIEHAKASFPRGLTLEGMRIVVDCAHGAGYKSTPCVLRELGADVITYGNQPDGKNINKDCGSMHPNLMCQKIWEHRADAGIAHDGDADRVLLCDENGRLIDGDDILAIAGLDFLEQGALSEKTVVSTVMSNAGLDAVIQAAGGKVVRTTVGDKSVIDEMLRNRFNLGGEQSGHIIFRDFSTTGDGLVAALQVLRIMKTKNAPLSQLAKCWTRFPQLVTNIVVREKRPFEQLDNVPKLVAEAEAELKGQGGRVLLRYSGTEPKARLLLEGRENAALEKWSQRISEAVKRQVGA from the coding sequence ATGAACGCGCCAAAGAAAATCTTCGGGACTGACGGTGTACGCGGGACCGCTAATATCGAACCCGTGACAGCCGAGACCGCCCTGAAGCTGGGCCGGGCGGCTGGGCACGTATTCAAGAACCTGCAATCGCAGCCGCGGGGCCGGGGGCGGCACAAGATTGTGTTGGGCAAGGACACGCGGCTTTCGGGTTACATGCTCGAGAACGCCCTCTCGTCGGGCATCCTATCGATGGGAGTGGATGTGCTGTTCATCGGGCCGCTGCCGACGCCGGGTGTGGCCTATGTGACGCGCAGCTTGCGCGCCGATGCGGGCATCGTCATCACCGCCTCGCATAACCCATACGACGATAATGGCATCAAATTTTTCAGGGCAGACGGCTATAAACTCGACGATAAAATCGAATTCGAGATCGAGAACCTGGTCTTTAACGGCGGCATCCAGGACATCCGTCCGACCGCTGATGCCGTCGGCAAGGCCGTGCGCATCGAGGACGCCCTGGGCCGGTATATCGAACACGCCAAGGCCTCGTTCCCGCGGGGATTGACCCTCGAAGGGATGCGCATCGTGGTGGATTGCGCCCATGGCGCGGGCTATAAATCCACTCCCTGCGTGTTGCGCGAATTAGGGGCCGACGTCATCACTTACGGCAATCAGCCCGACGGCAAAAACATCAACAAAGATTGTGGTTCGATGCATCCCAATCTCATGTGCCAGAAAATCTGGGAGCACCGGGCCGATGCGGGCATTGCGCACGATGGCGATGCGGACCGCGTCCTGTTGTGCGATGAAAACGGCAGGCTGATCGACGGGGACGATATTCTGGCAATTGCGGGGCTGGATTTTCTCGAACAGGGCGCGTTAAGCGAGAAAACGGTGGTTTCAACGGTGATGAGCAATGCGGGTTTAGACGCTGTTATACAAGCCGCAGGCGGCAAGGTGGTCCGCACGACTGTGGGTGATAAAAGCGTGATCGATGAGATGTTGCGCAACCGGTTCAACCTGGGCGGCGAGCAGAGCGGCCACATCATCTTCCGCGATTTCAGCACGACAGGGGACGGCCTGGTGGCGGCGCTGCAAGTCCTGCGCATTATGAAGACCAAGAATGCCCCGCTTTCCCAGCTCGCCAAATGCTGGACTCGATTCCCCCAACTTGTTACAAATATCGTCGTCCGCGAAAAACGGCCCTTTGAACAATTGGATAACGTGCCTAAACTGGTGGCGGAAGCCGAAGCGGAATTGAAGGGCCAGGGCGGCCGGGTGCTGTTGCGCTACTCAGGCACCGAGCCCAAGGCGCGCTTACTGTTGGAGGGGCGCGAGAACGCCGCGCTGGAAAAGTGGTCTCAAAGAATTTCCGAAGCAGTCAAACGCCAGGTGGGCGCCTGA
- a CDS encoding CdaR family protein, with protein MIPLLRHIFVQDFWLKLFSFALAVLIWFIVNIALQKEVIPRQSLTLSLPERVVFSNLPVVILSSAEDVRSMHVNPKEVEVTVEGDPKLIKQLQGKDIRVLVDLTGIEAAHDLRKRIEVTAPAGITLDKVVPDEVQVIFPAKGESAGS; from the coding sequence CAAGCTCTTCTCATTTGCTTTGGCAGTCCTGATTTGGTTCATCGTCAACATTGCCCTGCAAAAGGAAGTTATCCCCCGTCAATCCTTGACTCTCTCGCTGCCGGAGCGGGTGGTTTTTTCGAATCTTCCAGTGGTGATTTTGTCTTCGGCAGAAGACGTTCGGAGCATGCACGTGAATCCCAAGGAAGTGGAAGTGACCGTGGAAGGGGACCCGAAGCTGATCAAGCAACTGCAGGGAAAGGATATCCGCGTGCTGGTGGATTTGACGGGCATCGAGGCCGCCCACGACCTGCGCAAGCGCATTGAAGTGACCGCTCCCGCCGGAATTACCCTGGACAAGGTCGTGCCCGACGAGGTGCAAGTGATTTTCCCAGCTAAAGGAGAATCCGCCGGGTCATGA